One stretch of Roseimicrobium sp. ORNL1 DNA includes these proteins:
- the rho gene encoding transcription termination factor Rho — MAPEESRSALSGKRAAKKATAKKAVKKTAKKAAAKAEVQAELPTEAPQKKRAAKKSTKGAAKREGRAASPAAAEVMGQDGGVTRVPAADVVHHEPTARPAPVDAPVSAPAPAPTPAPAPAPAPVAEVRDAQARPAPQPQQHAPAHARAHTGGQQHQQHGQGGSPSGEGQHQQHGGHGRGRKWEKRNKFRDRFRDKHRDRDRDRDRDGQPQGEGEGQQQAAAPERPLGPPEPSEGILELTPKGYGFLRQKSRLWADFAQDPWVSPEWIRNLGLRTGMYIRGVERMGHRGPQVTEIKEVNGQPPEKARDLPLFEELKAVNPNKRIQLETVPTRLTTRVMDLITPVGRGQRGLIVAPPRAGKTTLLQHIAEAVTQNHPQMHLMILLVDERPEEVTEFRRSLPNAELHASSNDSDIRSHLRTAVLAIERAKRLVESGQHVFMLLDSITRMARAFNNAHKGGATATGGLGVGALEMPRRLFAAARNTRDAGSLTILATTLIETNSRMDDAIFQEFKGTGNLELVLDRKIAEQYIYPAVNIFRSGTRREELLLPPFQMEKVHMLRRGLAGHKPIDAIQRVITLMERAPNNAQMLIELPGRVNV; from the coding sequence ATGGCACCCGAGGAATCAAGATCAGCCCTCAGCGGCAAACGCGCCGCGAAGAAAGCCACCGCCAAGAAGGCGGTGAAAAAGACCGCGAAGAAAGCGGCAGCCAAGGCAGAAGTGCAGGCGGAACTCCCGACGGAGGCGCCCCAGAAGAAGCGGGCCGCAAAGAAGAGCACGAAGGGTGCTGCAAAGCGTGAAGGCCGCGCCGCCTCTCCTGCAGCCGCGGAAGTGATGGGACAAGATGGCGGTGTCACCCGCGTGCCCGCTGCGGATGTCGTGCATCATGAACCGACGGCGCGCCCCGCGCCTGTCGATGCTCCAGTTTCCGCTCCCGCTCCTGCGCCAACCCCTGCTCCTGCACCCGCACCCGCACCTGTGGCGGAAGTGCGTGACGCCCAGGCCCGGCCCGCACCCCAGCCACAGCAGCATGCTCCTGCGCACGCGCGCGCCCATACCGGCGGCCAGCAGCATCAGCAGCACGGCCAGGGTGGCTCTCCTTCCGGCGAAGGCCAGCACCAGCAGCACGGCGGCCACGGCCGCGGTCGCAAGTGGGAGAAGCGCAACAAATTCCGCGACCGTTTCCGCGACAAGCATCGCGATCGGGACCGTGATCGTGATCGCGACGGTCAGCCGCAAGGCGAAGGTGAGGGCCAGCAGCAGGCGGCTGCACCTGAGCGTCCGCTCGGTCCACCGGAGCCCAGCGAGGGCATTCTCGAACTCACGCCGAAGGGCTATGGCTTCCTGCGCCAGAAGAGCCGCTTGTGGGCGGACTTCGCCCAGGACCCGTGGGTTTCCCCCGAGTGGATTCGCAATCTGGGCCTGCGCACCGGCATGTACATCCGCGGCGTGGAGCGCATGGGTCACCGTGGACCTCAGGTCACGGAGATCAAGGAAGTGAACGGCCAGCCTCCGGAGAAGGCGCGCGATCTGCCCCTCTTCGAAGAGCTGAAGGCTGTAAACCCGAACAAACGCATCCAGCTTGAAACCGTGCCCACGCGCCTCACCACGCGAGTGATGGATCTCATCACACCCGTGGGTCGCGGTCAGCGCGGTCTCATCGTGGCGCCTCCTCGCGCGGGCAAGACCACGCTCTTGCAGCACATCGCGGAAGCCGTCACGCAGAATCATCCGCAGATGCATCTCATGATTCTGCTGGTGGACGAGCGCCCTGAAGAAGTCACCGAATTCCGCCGCTCCCTGCCGAATGCCGAGCTGCACGCCAGTTCGAATGACAGCGACATCCGCAGCCATCTGCGCACCGCTGTTCTTGCGATTGAGCGTGCCAAGCGTCTCGTGGAAAGCGGCCAGCATGTGTTCATGCTGCTGGATTCCATCACGCGCATGGCCCGTGCCTTCAACAATGCGCACAAGGGCGGGGCCACTGCCACTGGCGGTCTCGGCGTGGGCGCCCTCGAAATGCCCCGCCGCCTCTTCGCCGCTGCGCGCAATACGCGCGACGCCGGCTCACTCACCATCCTGGCCACCACGCTGATCGAAACGAACAGCCGCATGGACGATGCCATCTTCCAGGAGTTCAAGGGTACCGGCAATCTGGAGCTCGTGCTCGATCGCAAGATCGCCGAGCAGTACATCTATCCTGCGGTGAACATCTTCCGCTCCGGCACCCGTCGCGAAGAGCTGCTGCTGCCTCCCTTCCAGATGGAGAAGGTGCACATGCTGCGTCGCGGTCTCGCGGGTCACAAGCCCATCGATGCCATCCAGCGTGTCATCACCCTCATGGAGCGTGCACCAAACAATGCCCAGATGCTCATCGAGCTCCCGGGCAGGGTGAATGTGTAA
- the hrpB gene encoding ATP-dependent helicase HrpB encodes MSIHVSDLPIEALRQPIVHWFAQAGVRNAVVRSPTGSGKSTQVPQMLLDHGIAGDKRIVVLQPRRIAARMLAARVAKERGAQLGDEVGYQVRFENVSSNKTRILFVTEGVMLRNMLDDPALSKVSCIVIDEFHERHLDGDLCLAWARAVQAEQRPDLRIIVMSATIAPDPLKAFLQPCEIFDSEGRTFPVEIGYQAPQKDKAGYPEAVWDQAARAAEDLITRRGIEGDLLVFMPGGHEIRRTIAAMSGRAFSRGFRILPLHGELTPAQQDEVLQPGGSRRIIVSTNVAETSLTIEGVRAVIDGGLARVAAHDVRRGINTLTVQKIGRASADQRAGRAGRLGPGVCVRLWPEREHLHRAESELPEIRRLDLSEALLTLEVVAERAGMTFDWFEAPTAEAQQLARTMLESLGAMDRETKSITSLGRKMSTFPLHPRFSRMLLTAMDLDCMEDAALCAAIAQGRDILLKPTEQTKRKREEFFHREDISEFQPLMRAWDKAKSVNFNPDACAPYGIHARAAQEAMRSADQLLRLCRRAGDSPKMEITAASHDIALAKCVLAAFSDHLGVETSSGSRVYALAAGYKGHLEKDAHLKPPPMLVAAEVAEIQGKALQVKLNLTTKVEETWLEELFPGDITTGKRAVYDSVNKRVTNREEKRFRDLALHSRERGEPDAGLAASILADEIIAGRLEMPNWTERHDQWITRLNSLATWMPELEMPSIGDEEKRLLIEQMCLGATAARQLREITPDGALNAWLSHSQREMLERYAPERVKLANGKTAKVEYRDKATPQISVVLQQLYDTNENPRIAGGKVVVSVNILAPSQRPVQTTGDLGNFWKTSYQAVKTQLKGRYPRHEWR; translated from the coding sequence TTGAGCATTCACGTTTCCGATCTTCCCATTGAAGCCCTGCGCCAGCCGATTGTGCACTGGTTTGCGCAGGCTGGTGTGCGCAATGCCGTAGTGCGCTCGCCCACCGGCTCCGGCAAGTCCACCCAGGTGCCGCAGATGCTGCTGGACCACGGTATCGCGGGGGACAAGCGCATCGTGGTGCTCCAGCCCCGCCGTATCGCCGCCCGCATGCTGGCGGCCCGCGTGGCGAAGGAGCGCGGTGCCCAGCTCGGCGATGAAGTGGGCTACCAAGTCCGCTTTGAGAATGTGTCCAGCAACAAGACTCGCATCCTCTTCGTCACGGAGGGGGTGATGCTGCGCAACATGCTGGATGACCCGGCTCTCAGCAAGGTGAGCTGCATCGTCATCGATGAATTCCATGAGCGGCATCTGGACGGCGACCTGTGCCTCGCCTGGGCGCGCGCCGTACAGGCGGAGCAGCGGCCGGATCTGCGCATCATCGTGATGTCCGCTACGATTGCACCGGACCCGCTGAAGGCCTTCTTGCAGCCCTGCGAAATCTTTGACTCCGAGGGCCGCACCTTCCCCGTGGAGATTGGTTATCAGGCTCCGCAGAAAGACAAGGCGGGCTACCCCGAGGCGGTGTGGGACCAGGCGGCACGCGCCGCGGAGGATCTCATCACGCGCCGTGGCATCGAGGGCGATCTGCTCGTTTTCATGCCGGGTGGCCATGAGATCCGTAGAACGATTGCCGCCATGAGCGGCCGTGCCTTCTCGCGCGGCTTCCGCATTCTGCCGCTGCACGGAGAGCTCACCCCCGCACAGCAGGATGAAGTGCTGCAACCCGGTGGCTCGCGGCGCATCATCGTGAGCACGAATGTCGCGGAAACCTCGCTCACCATCGAAGGCGTGCGTGCGGTGATCGATGGTGGTCTGGCACGTGTCGCAGCGCACGACGTGCGGCGTGGCATCAATACGCTCACGGTGCAAAAGATCGGTCGTGCCAGTGCAGATCAGCGTGCGGGCCGTGCAGGGCGTCTTGGCCCTGGCGTGTGTGTTCGTCTGTGGCCAGAGCGTGAGCATCTGCATCGCGCGGAGAGTGAGTTGCCGGAAATTCGCCGACTGGATCTCAGTGAGGCGCTGCTCACTCTGGAAGTGGTGGCCGAGCGTGCGGGTATGACGTTTGATTGGTTTGAAGCACCCACCGCGGAGGCGCAGCAGCTCGCGCGTACCATGCTGGAGTCGCTGGGTGCCATGGATCGCGAAACGAAGTCCATCACATCGCTGGGAAGGAAGATGTCCACTTTCCCGTTGCATCCCCGCTTCTCCCGCATGCTGCTCACGGCGATGGACCTCGACTGCATGGAGGACGCGGCGCTGTGTGCAGCCATCGCGCAGGGACGTGACATCCTGCTGAAACCCACCGAGCAGACCAAGCGCAAGCGTGAGGAGTTCTTCCATCGCGAAGACATCAGCGAGTTTCAGCCGCTCATGCGTGCGTGGGACAAGGCGAAGTCCGTGAACTTCAATCCGGATGCGTGTGCGCCCTATGGCATCCACGCGCGCGCGGCCCAGGAAGCGATGCGCAGCGCGGATCAGTTGCTCCGCTTGTGCCGCAGGGCAGGGGACTCACCCAAGATGGAGATCACCGCGGCGTCCCACGACATCGCGCTGGCGAAGTGCGTGCTCGCCGCCTTCTCAGACCACCTCGGTGTGGAGACCTCCAGTGGTTCCCGCGTGTATGCACTGGCCGCGGGCTACAAGGGTCACTTGGAAAAGGACGCGCATCTCAAGCCGCCGCCCATGCTCGTGGCGGCTGAGGTGGCGGAAATTCAAGGAAAGGCGCTTCAGGTGAAGCTGAACCTCACGACCAAGGTGGAAGAGACTTGGCTGGAGGAGCTTTTCCCCGGAGACATCACCACTGGTAAGCGCGCGGTCTATGACAGCGTGAACAAGCGTGTGACCAATCGTGAAGAGAAACGCTTCCGCGACCTGGCCCTGCATTCTCGTGAGCGCGGTGAACCCGATGCAGGTCTCGCGGCTTCCATCCTGGCGGATGAAATCATCGCGGGCCGATTGGAGATGCCGAACTGGACGGAACGCCATGACCAGTGGATCACCCGGTTGAACAGTCTCGCAACGTGGATGCCGGAACTGGAGATGCCTTCCATCGGCGATGAAGAGAAACGCCTGCTCATCGAGCAGATGTGCCTCGGCGCTACGGCTGCGCGGCAGCTTCGTGAAATCACCCCGGATGGTGCACTGAACGCGTGGCTCTCCCATTCTCAACGCGAGATGCTGGAGCGCTATGCACCCGAGCGTGTGAAGCTCGCCAACGGCAAAACGGCGAAGGTGGAGTATCGCGACAAGGCCACGCCGCAAATCAGTGTCGTTCTGCAGCAGCTCTACGACACGAATGAGAACCCCCGCATCGCCGGTGGGAAGGTCGTGGTATCCGTGAACATCCTCGCGCCCAGCCAGCGTCCCGTGCAGACCACGGGGGACTTGGGGAACTTCTGGAAGACAAGCTACCAGGCGGTGAAGACCCAGCTGAAGGGGCGGTATCCCAGGCACGAGTGGAGGTGA
- a CDS encoding helix-turn-helix transcriptional regulator yields the protein MQRVSHLDLKAVKQCSHDLLEASSHEDLRDRLIFGWLPKLIDSDFTACNEFSQGRVLKITSTVNNAEINKYAEPFGALIHQHPCFKLQSELGITTPLKISDFITQRELHDLGLYQEVYKYLGIERQMALSVHPAPGELVSMVLSSSTRDYTERDRVVLSLLQPAIQRAFAVMRHRTLFASLSSREAEVLSWVAEAKTNKEIALILGISARTVQKHLETIFTKLGVETRTAAALWARQLASSVPK from the coding sequence ATGCAACGAGTCTCACACCTCGACTTGAAAGCCGTGAAGCAATGCAGCCATGATCTGCTGGAAGCTTCCAGTCATGAAGATCTGCGTGATCGGCTGATCTTTGGTTGGCTGCCCAAGCTGATCGACTCGGACTTCACAGCCTGCAACGAGTTCTCCCAAGGGCGCGTGCTAAAGATTACCTCCACGGTGAACAATGCGGAGATCAACAAGTATGCGGAGCCCTTCGGCGCGCTCATCCATCAGCATCCCTGCTTCAAGCTGCAGTCGGAACTCGGCATCACGACCCCGCTGAAAATCAGTGACTTCATCACGCAGCGCGAGCTTCATGACCTGGGGTTGTATCAGGAAGTGTACAAGTATCTCGGCATTGAGCGGCAAATGGCCCTCTCGGTCCATCCTGCGCCAGGGGAGCTCGTCAGCATGGTCCTTTCCAGTTCTACGCGTGATTACACGGAGCGTGATCGCGTGGTGCTGTCGCTGCTACAGCCCGCCATACAGCGCGCCTTTGCAGTGATGCGCCACCGCACGTTGTTTGCGTCGTTGTCGTCGCGGGAAGCAGAGGTGCTTTCCTGGGTTGCCGAGGCGAAGACGAACAAGGAAATCGCCCTTATCCTGGGCATCAGCGCTCGCACCGTGCAGAAGCACCTGGAAACCATCTTCACCAAGCTCGGGGTGGAGACGCGTACGGCGGCTGCTCTTTGGGCCCGGCAACTGGCAAGCTCCGTGCCGAAGTAG
- the araD gene encoding L-arabinonate dehydratase, with amino-acid sequence MPTRLAPEELRSHRWFGPNDLRSFGHRSRARQLGLGPEDWQGKPVIAILNTWSDINPCHLHFKVLAENVKKGVLQAGGMPLEIPVMSLSENFMKPTTMLYRNFLAMEAEEMLRCHPVDGAVLLGACDKTTPALIMGAVSAGLPFIFVPGGPMLRGQWRDQTLGSGTDAWKYWAELRAGNITQEDWCDIEDGIARSHGHCMTMGTASTMTAITETLGLTLPGASSIPASDARHWRMAASSGRQIVENVWNNLNPSQFLNKAAFENAIVADMAVGGSTNAIVHLIAMAGRAGIKLPLEDFDTISRKTPRLADLRPAGRFLMEDFYFAGGLPALLKQVEDILVGDCMTVNGHTLAENIADAKIWNTEVIRTRDNPLSTEGGTAVLRGNMCPNGAVVKHSAMEQKFWTHRGPAVVFKDYEDLAARLDDPSVPITADSVMVLQSAGPLGAPGMPEWGMLPLPKRLLEAGVRDLLRISDARMSGTSYGACVLHVAPESAVGGPFAFVQDGDIIALDVPNRTLTLEVSDEELAKRKAAWKPAPRKVDRGYLHLFLNEVTQADEGCDFRFLHYTGTPTPEPRIH; translated from the coding sequence ATGCCCACCCGTCTCGCTCCTGAAGAACTTCGCTCCCACCGCTGGTTTGGTCCAAATGACCTCCGCTCCTTTGGCCACCGCTCGCGGGCACGGCAGCTTGGCTTGGGACCGGAGGACTGGCAGGGCAAGCCGGTCATCGCGATTCTGAACACCTGGTCGGACATCAATCCCTGCCACCTGCACTTCAAGGTGCTCGCGGAGAATGTGAAGAAGGGCGTTCTGCAGGCCGGGGGCATGCCGCTGGAGATTCCGGTGATGTCGCTCAGTGAGAACTTCATGAAGCCCACCACCATGCTCTATCGCAACTTCCTCGCGATGGAGGCAGAAGAGATGCTGCGCTGCCACCCGGTGGACGGCGCGGTGCTGCTGGGCGCGTGCGACAAGACGACTCCCGCCCTCATCATGGGTGCAGTGAGCGCGGGCCTGCCCTTCATCTTCGTCCCCGGCGGCCCCATGCTGCGCGGACAGTGGCGCGACCAGACCCTGGGCAGCGGCACGGATGCCTGGAAGTACTGGGCCGAGCTGCGCGCAGGGAACATCACGCAGGAAGACTGGTGCGACATCGAAGACGGCATCGCCCGCTCCCATGGCCACTGCATGACCATGGGCACGGCTTCCACCATGACGGCCATCACGGAGACGCTCGGCCTCACCTTGCCCGGCGCCTCCAGCATTCCCGCCAGCGATGCGCGTCACTGGCGCATGGCTGCCTCTTCCGGTCGTCAGATCGTGGAGAACGTCTGGAACAACCTGAACCCCTCCCAGTTCCTTAACAAGGCCGCGTTTGAGAATGCTATCGTCGCAGACATGGCCGTGGGCGGCAGCACGAATGCAATCGTGCACCTCATCGCCATGGCAGGCCGCGCGGGCATCAAACTTCCGCTGGAAGACTTCGACACCATTTCACGCAAGACCCCGCGTCTCGCCGACCTGCGCCCCGCCGGTCGCTTCCTCATGGAGGACTTCTATTTCGCCGGAGGCCTGCCTGCCCTGCTGAAGCAGGTGGAGGACATCCTCGTGGGTGACTGCATGACGGTGAATGGACACACCCTCGCGGAGAACATCGCCGACGCCAAGATCTGGAACACCGAGGTGATTCGCACGCGCGACAATCCGCTCTCCACAGAAGGTGGAACGGCGGTGCTACGCGGCAACATGTGCCCCAATGGTGCCGTGGTGAAGCACAGCGCGATGGAACAAAAATTCTGGACGCATCGCGGCCCTGCCGTCGTCTTCAAGGACTACGAAGACCTCGCCGCACGTCTTGATGATCCCAGTGTGCCCATCACGGCGGATTCCGTCATGGTGCTGCAGAGCGCCGGTCCGCTCGGAGCTCCGGGCATGCCAGAGTGGGGCATGCTTCCCCTTCCCAAGCGCCTCCTTGAAGCCGGTGTGCGCGACCTTCTGCGCATCAGCGACGCCCGCATGAGCGGCACCAGCTATGGCGCCTGCGTGCTCCACGTTGCTCCAGAAAGTGCTGTGGGCGGTCCCTTCGCCTTCGTCCAGGACGGCGATATCATCGCGCTCGACGTGCCCAACCGCACGCTCACCCTGGAAGTCTCTGACGAGGAACTCGCCAAGCGCAAGGCCGCCTGGAAGCCTGCTCCACGCAAGGTCGACCGCGGCTACCTGCACCTCTTCCTGAACGAAGTGACACAGGCGGACGAAGGCTGCGACTTCCGCTTCCTGCACTACACCGGCACGCCCACGCCGGAACCGAGAATCCACTAA
- a CDS encoding YebC/PmpR family DNA-binding transcriptional regulator: MAGHNKWSKVKHIKAVVDAKRGKVFSKLAKEITLAAKHGGGSPDTNARLRTAILNAKAQNVPNDNIERAIKKGTGELQGAALEEVVYEGIGQGGVAMLIEVVTDNRNRSVSDLRLIFSKLGGTFADAGSVSYLFSRLGEIRLDKAALDEDTVMEIALEAGADDVVGEEEEWVVYTPVDKLFAVGGAFQAKNVTPKSQQLIYQPSTTVTLDDETTARSFLKLYDALDDYDDTQNVHANFELADDVMATLS, translated from the coding sequence ATGGCAGGCCACAACAAATGGTCGAAGGTCAAGCACATCAAGGCCGTCGTCGATGCCAAGCGCGGCAAGGTTTTCAGCAAACTCGCCAAGGAGATCACGCTGGCGGCGAAGCATGGCGGCGGAAGTCCAGATACCAATGCCCGCCTGCGCACGGCCATCTTGAACGCCAAGGCCCAGAACGTGCCTAATGACAACATCGAGCGCGCCATCAAGAAGGGCACCGGCGAGCTGCAGGGAGCAGCGCTGGAGGAAGTGGTCTATGAAGGCATCGGCCAGGGCGGCGTGGCCATGCTCATCGAAGTGGTTACAGACAATCGCAATCGCAGCGTGAGCGACCTACGCCTCATCTTCAGCAAGCTGGGCGGCACCTTCGCGGATGCCGGCAGCGTATCCTACCTGTTCTCCCGTCTCGGGGAAATTCGGCTCGACAAAGCGGCTCTGGACGAGGACACGGTGATGGAAATCGCCCTGGAAGCAGGCGCGGATGACGTGGTGGGCGAGGAAGAGGAGTGGGTGGTCTACACGCCGGTGGATAAACTCTTCGCGGTGGGTGGCGCCTTCCAGGCGAAGAACGTCACCCCCAAATCACAGCAGCTCATTTACCAGCCATCCACCACCGTGACCTTGGACGATGAAACCACGGCACGTTCATTTCTGAAGCTGTACGACGCTTTGGACGATTACGACGACACGCAGAACGTGCACGCCAACTTCGAACTGGCCGATGACGTGATGGCCACGCTCTCGTGA
- a CDS encoding type II toxin-antitoxin system RelE/ParE family toxin: MPRILRTLASKQDYNDIYSYIAADSPNHAANLLRKLDARLKVLSENNLMGRRRPELAENLRSYPEGNYVIFYQPIEDGIILIRVLHSARDITTDYFNESDTP, from the coding sequence ATGCCTCGAATCCTTCGCACGCTGGCTTCCAAGCAAGACTACAACGACATCTATTCGTATATCGCCGCAGACAGTCCCAACCATGCAGCAAATCTGCTGCGCAAGCTGGATGCCCGATTGAAGGTTTTGTCAGAAAACAACCTGATGGGCCGACGTCGCCCTGAACTGGCGGAAAATCTGCGCAGTTACCCGGAAGGGAATTACGTCATATTCTACCAGCCCATTGAAGATGGGATCATCCTGATTCGGGTACTGCATTCTGCGCGTGACATCACCACAGACTATTTTAATGAATCGGATACTCCGTAA
- a CDS encoding phosphodiester glycosidase family protein, whose protein sequence is MTSSTSPISLGHGATVVTKHLAKGDEKCELTLVLFDESQCLLQVASNATKKGARAVAAIAAQAGAIAACNGGYFDPPKMLPSGLEIAGGVRTGTLDLAMPFGGTLLVEGGRGSIIASEKFADHPGISDLIQCCPRLVENGREIKNLGDGPVALRTFILTDGSGRWALGNSGNIKIQELARVLSDPKILSELQVQSALNLDGGPSTALWCKHDTGGQTSSSEVWKVRNVILVSPRKQGG, encoded by the coding sequence TTGACCTCCTCCACGTCTCCCATCTCCCTCGGCCACGGTGCGACCGTGGTGACGAAGCATCTCGCGAAGGGGGATGAGAAGTGTGAGCTGACCTTGGTACTCTTTGATGAGTCCCAATGCCTGCTGCAGGTGGCGTCCAATGCCACCAAGAAAGGTGCACGTGCGGTGGCTGCCATCGCGGCGCAGGCTGGTGCGATTGCCGCGTGCAATGGCGGCTACTTCGACCCTCCCAAGATGCTGCCGTCGGGTCTCGAAATCGCAGGAGGTGTGCGCACTGGCACGCTGGATCTCGCCATGCCGTTTGGTGGCACGTTGCTGGTCGAAGGTGGCAGGGGCAGCATCATTGCCAGCGAGAAGTTTGCCGACCATCCCGGCATCAGTGATCTCATCCAATGTTGTCCACGACTCGTGGAGAATGGTCGTGAGATCAAAAATCTGGGCGACGGACCGGTGGCCCTGCGCACCTTCATTCTGACCGATGGTAGTGGGCGATGGGCTCTCGGGAATTCGGGGAACATCAAGATCCAGGAACTCGCCCGTGTCTTGAGCGATCCCAAGATTCTCTCCGAGCTTCAGGTGCAGAGCGCGCTGAACCTCGATGGCGGCCCCTCCACGGCATTGTGGTGCAAGCATGACACAGGCGGGCAGACATCCTCATCGGAAGTATGGAAAGTGCGGAATGTCATCCTCGTCTCGCCGAGAAAGCAGGGTGGATAA
- a CDS encoding DUF4112 domain-containing protein — MSTSQPPPRDVSIDAVLPPDGKGKAPRGKDAENASDAARIVAHWMDEFIRIPGTNIRIGLDPIIGLFPGVGDFLASSIGLVTLTEGVRQRVPVSVLMRMGGNILINDAVGSIPGVGDVFSAWFKSNSRNLRLINRWKGGDQAAVRRGSRVFMTVFIVLWLGLLAFWAFVWITLATMIWQLGSKLFGG; from the coding sequence ATGTCCACTTCCCAGCCCCCACCTCGCGACGTCTCCATCGACGCCGTGCTTCCGCCCGACGGCAAGGGAAAGGCACCGCGTGGCAAGGATGCGGAGAACGCCTCGGATGCCGCACGCATCGTCGCGCACTGGATGGATGAATTCATCCGCATTCCAGGAACGAACATCCGCATCGGACTGGACCCTATCATTGGACTGTTTCCCGGTGTCGGTGACTTTCTGGCCTCCAGCATTGGGCTGGTCACACTCACGGAAGGTGTACGCCAACGCGTGCCGGTTTCCGTCTTGATGCGCATGGGTGGCAACATCTTGATCAACGACGCCGTGGGCAGCATCCCGGGCGTGGGCGATGTCTTCTCCGCATGGTTCAAATCGAACTCGCGCAACCTCCGGCTCATCAATCGCTGGAAAGGCGGCGACCAGGCGGCGGTAAGACGTGGCAGCCGGGTTTTCATGACCGTGTTCATCGTGTTATGGCTCGGCCTCCTGGCCTTCTGGGCGTTTGTGTGGATCACCCTGGCCACCATGATCTGGCAGCTCGGCAGCAAGTTGTTTGGCGGCTGA
- a CDS encoding dihydrodipicolinate synthase family protein, producing MQTTFTPADLRRSVIAVPPLCRDANFKVDAAENAKLIKHIEAGGVNILLYGGNANFYNISLSEYGSVLAQLEEVAAKDTLIVPAIGPFYGTAMDQVEILKGTKFPTAMLLPTLAVSKPEGVREAVLRIVEKLGRPIVLYVKDEGYVNLEVVKSLVNAGAVSWIKYAVVRQDPAVDPLLEAISNEVPRELLVSGIGEQPAIIHWRKFGVQAFTAGCVCVAPNRSQELLLALQAGEYDKAESIRERFLPLEDLRNAYSPIQVLHHAVKLAGIADTGPQLPLLTELDADKQAAIARAAQDALAWSRA from the coding sequence ATGCAAACCACCTTCACTCCCGCCGACCTCCGCCGCTCCGTCATCGCCGTGCCCCCGCTCTGCCGTGACGCGAACTTCAAGGTGGACGCCGCTGAAAACGCGAAGCTGATCAAGCACATCGAGGCTGGTGGCGTGAACATCCTGCTCTACGGCGGCAATGCGAACTTCTACAACATCAGCCTTTCCGAATACGGCAGCGTGCTGGCGCAGCTTGAGGAAGTCGCGGCGAAGGACACGCTGATCGTTCCCGCCATTGGTCCCTTCTACGGCACGGCGATGGATCAGGTGGAGATTCTCAAAGGAACCAAATTCCCCACGGCCATGTTGCTGCCCACATTGGCAGTATCGAAGCCAGAAGGCGTGCGTGAAGCGGTGCTGCGCATCGTGGAAAAACTCGGCCGCCCCATCGTGCTGTATGTGAAGGACGAAGGCTACGTGAACTTGGAAGTGGTGAAGAGCCTCGTGAACGCGGGCGCTGTCTCCTGGATCAAGTACGCCGTGGTGCGTCAGGACCCTGCCGTGGATCCGTTGCTGGAAGCCATCTCCAATGAAGTACCGCGTGAGCTTCTCGTGAGCGGCATCGGCGAACAGCCCGCCATCATCCACTGGAGGAAGTTTGGCGTGCAGGCCTTCACCGCAGGTTGCGTGTGCGTGGCGCCAAATCGCTCCCAGGAACTGCTGCTCGCGCTGCAGGCTGGCGAGTATGACAAGGCGGAGTCCATCCGTGAGCGCTTCCTGCCTCTGGAAGATCTGCGCAATGCGTACAGCCCCATCCAGGTGCTGCATCACGCAGTGAAGCTCGCCGGCATCGCCGACACCGGCCCGCAGCTTCCGCTCCTCACGGAGCTGGATGCGGACAAACAGGCCGCCATCGCACGTGCCGCGCAAGACGCCCTGGCCTGGAGCCGCGCGTAG
- a CDS encoding type II toxin-antitoxin system ParD family antitoxin — protein sequence MSTVAIHLDPSLQHFVDESVSSGSFYSASEVVAVALRNLQADQETRASRLSALRQDVGLGLDQAARGEFVEFDAESIIAENAAR from the coding sequence ATGAGCACGGTCGCCATCCATCTCGATCCTTCTCTTCAGCATTTTGTAGATGAATCGGTCAGTTCCGGGTCGTTTTACAGTGCGAGCGAGGTAGTGGCTGTCGCCCTGCGAAACCTTCAGGCAGACCAGGAAACACGTGCAAGCCGCCTCTCCGCTCTGAGGCAGGACGTAGGTCTAGGACTAGACCAAGCGGCCCGGGGTGAGTTTGTCGAGTTCGACGCGGAGAGCATCATCGCCGAAAACGCTGCCCGTTAA